In Gigantopelta aegis isolate Gae_Host chromosome 6, Gae_host_genome, whole genome shotgun sequence, the following are encoded in one genomic region:
- the LOC121374100 gene encoding uncharacterized protein LOC121374100: MDSLKELMEQGELLGYEGESLREFVREQQAQQREERAAQREKEMEAQQREERVAQREKEREEREYKLALEKEREEREYKLALEKLELEIKAKQIDHEHQLELLQKQAELSGKGNVVFQNVPKGPKIPAFEDGKDDMDSYLRRFERYAEVQKWPTEMWATHLSALLKGRALDVYASMPSEQALNYNNLKEALLKRYDLTEDGFRLKFRTGKPETGETFQQFSVRLASYLRRWLEMSKTEHTFKALFDVIMRDQFVQICNRELALFLKERTPTTIDEMKKAQEDDPTLRKLFVLAEKGQLSQNRALFYKKQGLLYRKFKSSKVENGKTFTQFIVPQPYRTKVLKLAHESIMSGHLGTKRTVSRILAEFFWPGVQAEGKRFCQSCDICQRTITKGRVCKVPLEQMPLIDEPFKRVAVDLVGPLKPATEKGNRYILTLVDYATRYPEAVALKGIEAERVAEALVDIFCRIGVPREMLTDMGTQFTSTLMSEVSRLISLKQLTTTPYHPLCNGLVERFNGTLKQMLKRLCAERPQDWDKYLSAVLFAYREVPQESLGFSPFELVYGHSVRGPMSILKELWTKEVQDDQVRSTYQYVIDLRERLELTRQMAKENLEKSARRHKYYYNKKARQRNMKVGEKVLVLLPTDNNKLTMQWKGPYTIKEKLGNVDYRLEVNRKIKTFHANMLKHYVQRENQDGVLALVNVAVIDLQTDEGIESHDGLVEPPSVRIAQGPNEVKVNSGLAWDQIQEVRKLLYEYSDVLSDSPGYTSLASHDIRLLSDTPVRVKPYPLPFAMRDVVDDEVRSMLQMDIIEYSDSPYSSPIVIVKKKDGTNRFCIDFRRLNKITIFDAEPMPNADEIFAKLNGCRYISKLDLSKGYWQLPLTESAKGLTAFQTPMGLFQFKVMPFGLVNAPASFSRLMRKLLQDMQNIDNFIDDIIIYTTTFGEHMQVLKELLIRLRHANLTAKPSKCYIGFQSLECLGHIVGNEKLEPVLDKVKAIKEAKQPETKKQVKSFLGLVGFYRKFIPNFASIATPLTDLTRKGQPNKIVWEQAQENAFHTLKNALTRFPILKLPDVDKTFILQTDASENGIGAVLSQMDECIKMPIAYASRKYKKAETHYATVEKECLAIVWAIQKFQRYLYGREFILETDHQPLVYLNKSKCANARLMHWALVLQPYRFQIVAIKGSENVGADCLSRL; the protein is encoded by the coding sequence ATGGACTCGCTTAAGGAATTAATGGAGCAAGGAGAGCTACTAGGGTACGAGGGTGAGTCGTTAAGAGAATTTGTTAGAGAGCAGCAAGCACAGCAACGAGAGGAACGGGCAGCTCAAAGAGAAAAGGAAATGGAGGCACAACAGCGAGAGGAACGGGTAGCTCAAAGAGAAAAGGAAAGGGAGGAACGTGAGTATAAGTTAGCTTTGGAAAAGGAAAGGGAGGAACGTGAGTATAAGTTAGCTTTGGAAAAATTAGAATTAGAAATAAAAGCTAAACAAATTGATCATGAACATCAGTTggaattattacaaaaacagGCAGAGTTAAGTGGCAAGGGAAATGTGGTTTTTCAGAATGTACCTAAAGGGCCTAAAATTCCTGCTTTTGAGGATGGTAAGGATGACATGGACAGTTATCTTAGACGATTTGAGAGATATGCGGAAGTTCAAAAGTGGCCAACTGAGATGTGGGCTACTCATCTGAGTGCTTTGTTGAAAGGTAGGGCTTTAGATGTTTATGCATCGATGCCAAGTGAACAAGCTCTTAACTATAACAATTTGAAAGAAGCATTACTTAAAAGATATGACTTGACGGAAGATGGCTTCAGGCTGAAATTCAGAACTGGAAAACCTGAGACAGGTGAGACTTTCCAACAGTTTTCAGTTAGGTTAGCAAGTTATTTGAGAAGATGGTTAGAGATGTCCAAGACTGAGCATACTTTTAAAGCCTTGTTTGATGTCATAATGCGTGATCAGTTTGTACAAATTTGTAACAGAGAACTAGCTTTATTTCTGAAGGAAAGAACACCTACAACAATAGATGAGATGAAGAAGGCACAGGAGGACGATCCTACATTGAGGAAATTATTTGTGCTTGCAGAGAAGGGTCAGCTTTCACAGAACAGGGCACTGTTTTACAAGAAACAAGGGTTACTGTACCGTAAGTTCAAATCTTCTAAGGTGGAGAATGGTAAGACTTTCACCCAATTCATTGTTCCTCAGCCATACAGAACTAAGGTGCTGAAACTTGCTCATGAATCGATAATGTCTGGCCATTTGGGAACAAAACGCACAGTAAGTAGAATATTAGCGGAGTTTTTCTGGCCAGGAGTGCAAGCGGAAGGAAAAAGGTTCTGTCAGTCATGTGATATTTGTCAACGGACTATCACAAAAGGTAGAGTATGTAAAGTTCCACTGGAGCAAATGCCTCTTATTGATGAACCTTTTAAACGAGTGGCTGTAGATTTGGTGGGTCCACTTAAACCTGCAACAGAAAAAGGCAACAGGTATATCTTAACCTTAGTTGACTATGCTACAAGGTATCCGGAAGCCGTTGCTTTGAAAGGTATCGAAGCTGAAAGAGTGGCGGAAGCCTTGGTAGACATATTTTGTCGAATAGGTGTTCCAAGAGAGATGTTGACCGATATGggtacacagttcacttccacACTTATGTCAGAGGTAAGTAGATTGATTTCTTTGAAACAACTTACTACGACGCCATACCACCCATTGTGCAATGGGTTGGTTGAACGGTTTAACGGTACTTTGAAGCAGATGTTGAAACGATTATGTGCCGAGCGTCCACAAGACTGGGATAAGTATTTGAGTGCAGTTCTCTTTGCATATCGTGAAGTGCCTCAGGAGAGTTTGGGGTTTTCACCATTCGAATTGGTTTATGGTCATTCAGTCAGGGGACCAATGTCAATCCTCAAAGAATTATGGACAAAGGAAGTACAGGATGATCAGGTACGGTCAACATATCAGTATGTGATTGATCTCCGGGAAAGACTTGAATTAACACGTCAGATGGCGAAAGAAAACTTGGAAAAATCTGCCAGGAGACACAAATACTATTACAACAAGAAAGCAAGACAGAGAAATATGAAGGTGGGTGAAAAGGTTTTAGTGTTACTGCCAACAGATAACAATAAACTAACCATGCAATGGAAGGGACCTTATACCATTAAGGAAAAGTTGGGGAATGTAGACTATCGGTTAGAAGTGAACAGGAAGATCAAAACATTCCATGCGAACATGTTGAAGCATTATGTTCAGAGAGAAAACCAGGATGGTGTGTTAGCATTAGTTAACGTTGCTGTCATAGATCTTCAGACAGACGAGGGTATTGAAAGTCATGATGGATTGGTTGAACCTCCGAGTGTAAGAATCGCCCAGGGTCCGAATGAGGTAAAGGTGAACTCAGGTTTGGCTTGGGATCAAATTCAAGAGGTAAGGAAATTGTTGTATGAATATTCTGATGTTTTGTCAGATTCGCCAGGGTATACCAGTTTGGCAAGTCATGACATCAGACTGTTATCAGATACTCCAGTTAGAGTTAAACCCTATCCTTTGCCTTTTGCAATGCGTGACGTGGTCGATGATGAGGTAAGGAGTATGTTACAGATGGATATTATTGAATATTCAGATAGTCCATATTCATCACCCATAGTCATTGTCAAAAAGAAAGATGGGACTAATAGATTTTGCATAGATTTCAGGAGGTTGAACAAAATTACCATTTTCGATGCTGAACCAATGCCAAATGCAGACGAGATCTTTGCCAAATTGAATGGATGTAGGTATATAAGTAAACTGGATTTGTCAAAGGGCTATTGGCAGCTACCACTGACAGAAAGCGCGAAAGGATTAACCGCTTTTCAAACCCCCATGGGATTGTTTCAGTTCAAAGTTATGCCATTCGGATTGGTAAATGCACCTGCTAGTTTTAGTAGACTGATGAGAAAACTTCTGCAAGATatgcaaaatattgataatttcATAGATGATATAATTATCTACACCACCACTTTTGGAGAACATATGCAGGTGTTGAAAGAGCTGCTGATTAGGTTAAGACATGCAAATCTGACTGCAAAGCCAAGTAAGTGCTACATTGGTTTTCAAAGTTTGGAATGTCTAGGACACATAGTGGGAAATGAAAAGCTGGAACCAGTGCTAGATAAGGTCAAAGCTATTAAAGAGGCTAAACAACCGGAGACAAAGAAACAGGTAAAATCATTTTTGGGACTAGTTGGGTTTTATCGAAAATTCATTCCAAATTTTGCAAGCATTGCTACTCCTTTGACAGACCTAACCAGGAAAGGACAACCAAATAAGATTGTATGGGAACAAGCACAAGAAAATGCTTTTCATACATTGAAAAATGCTCTTACTAGGTTTCCTATCTTAAAATTGCCAGATGTGGATAAAACTTTCATTCTACAGACCGATGCTTCGGAGAATGGAATTGGGGCAGTTTTGTCACAAATGGATGAGTGTATAAAAATGCCAATAGCTTATGCTAGTCGAAAGTACAAGAAAGCAGAAACTCACTATGCCACAGTTGAGAAAGAATGTTTAGCTATTGTGTGGGCTATACAGAAATTTCAAAGGTATTTGTATGGTCGTGAGTTTATTTTAGAAACAGATCATCAGCCTTTAGTGTATCTGAACAAATCAAAATGTGCAAATGCAAGACTAATGCATTGGGCTTTGGTGTTACAACCATACAGGTTTCAGATTGTTGCTATAAAAGGGTCAGAAAATGTTGGGGCAGATTGCTTGAGTAGATTGTGA